DNA sequence from the Catharus ustulatus isolate bCatUst1 chromosome 7, bCatUst1.pri.v2, whole genome shotgun sequence genome:
GATTTCAACTTCTTAAAAGTATTTTACCATGGCTTGGGAATTCCTTAAGACATGTGTTGGTGGAGATTAAGGGAAAATACCAGGGAACTGTAAGCATAGACTTACTTtgattttaacattttgttAAATAGGGTGTCTGAGCTGGTATGGCTCttgcattttgaatttaatGGCCAAATCCAAAAAGTTGCTAAAAGAAGGaattaaagcaaaatagaaaCATCCAAATCcagcattgaaaaaaaaaaaaaaaggctctcTCAGCTCCAGTCCAATCCTAGAAGCACCGAACTCAGGAAGTACCAACCTTCAGTCTCCAAGAACTTCAAATATACGACAGTCACCCTGTGCCTGGAACCTCCCCCTCCTCGGTGGGTCTGCATCCTGCCAGGGTTACAGATGGTTCAGCTCTTGCTGGACTTGGAGCAAACCACATGCTTGGGTTCATGAGCTCAGTTTGTGCTAAGGATGTGCAGCTGAGAAGGTGAAAAACTCCCCAAATCAGTAAAACTTCTGAGAGAACAGAAAGCAAGTGCAGAAGAGTCTTTAGTTCAGCAGTTGGGATTGATCTTTCAGGAACAGGAAGTGTGTCCTGGCAGGAATTCACAAACAGTGTCTGGAAGAAGACTGAAACTCCGGATCAGGTAGGTGCTCTCACCACTAAACTAAAAATTATACTCACCTTTGATCTTCCTCTTATAGCTCAATGAatctttaattctttttatgCAAAGAAGAACAGGTTCAGCATAAGGGCATGGAgtgctctcctctgctctctccaCCTTCCCCGGGTATCTTGCACCCTGGAGGATTTTTGTAGCTCCCCTGGGAACACAGGTTGGTATTTCTCAGGCAGCAGATCAAGCTGAACCCAGATCTCCTCTTTGTTACCCTGCTGACAACCTCCCTGAGAAATACAGATggccagctgcagcctgcaggacaTCCTGTGTTTGCTTCTGGAAGGACAGGCTGCCCATATCCTGAAAGGTGGCTCAGCCCCAGTGACATCCATGTCATCCCTGAGCTCCTTCAGTCATCagattggtttttttctgtctcttgggTCCAATCATTTTACAGCAGAATAGATCCTAGAGAACAAGCTGAAGAAAATCCAACTCACAACACCCAACATCTGGAAGTCTGAGACTACTCTCCTGGAAGATTGGAAAGAGTTTTAAAAAGATGTTCTAAATCTGGTAAATGGTGAAACTCTGGAAGAAACATCCAACCTCCCAGGCTGGTGTCCTCACCAGCCCTGTAAGTGCATGCAATAGCTGTGAGAGGCCCAATCCAGCAGACGCTCTGGAATGACAGTGGGAAGTGGATCTGATGGAGCACAATATCTCTTGAAGGTTACTAGCAACCTGAGGTGGGTGGGTGACTGGCCCTTGAAGCAGAAATTAAGGAATGGAAATTCTTCTGCTCCGGGAATTTTGGAGTTTCAATGCAAAGTGTCTGGGTTCTTTGCCTGTCCAAATTTGGGAACAGTGTCTGAACTGGCAAGTGGTTCCCTGAGCAGTCACCTTCCCATGTCCTTACACCACatctgaaagagaaattttaagtTAGACCCATACAAGCTTTTAGCATTTTTGTTTGGCCAACAACATCAATCACcaagctcctgcccagcccatgTCTAATGCCGAGATCCAGACAGCCTTTGTGTTTCACAAGGATGCTCTGTGGGTGCCTCATTCCTCCGGGCACACCCAGAGGCACCTGAGTCttgccagcccagagcagccagccaTGGAGCACCAGCCTGACTCACTTTTTGAAAGATGTGAAGTGCCTGACTCTGAGAGGGGCTTTGGTACTTGTCACCCCAGCTGCATAAAGGAACCTCCCTACAGGGCTGGCAGTACCTCAGACACTGCCTCATTAGCTGCTTTGGTAATTCCCTGCTCCTTTTACTGCTGCATCCCATCGCTTATGGAAAGCAGGCTCCCGGCAGCCTAGTATCAGCCTGTATCAAAACTGTAACCTAAGTGTAACCTTTTTGTGACAATGTTCCAAATTACCGGCGTAGGTTCTGCCTCAAGGATCTCAAGTGCTACGTCTTGGGGCACAAGATGCATCGCATCAGTCAGGCAGTAACTCCAGGTCTTCAGGAATATAGATCCTACTGGAATTATGCATTAAAGTCACATTGTGTTTACCTTAAAGCAATCTGAGGAGGGATTAACTAGGTGATCAGTCCATCTCACCACATCACAGAGGAGTAATTCAATTATTCCCAAACAAAATTGCTAGAATTTGACACCTAATCTAACTGCTGATATCTCTGTAATCTTTCCTTCCTACTTGTTCAAATGCTCAACCTTCCTTTCTAAGACCAGTGCTGATTTTGTCCTGCAGAAAGTTAGaatatatttcttcttaaatcCTTGTTGATCTATGGGAATAACAGACCCCGTCCCATAAAATTATTCTGGCTTTGCAGAAGGGGCTGGTGAACCTCTGTTTGGAATATAGTTCCCAGTACCGGTCACCTCATTAGAGAAGCGAGTTGCTGCAAATTGGGACGTTGCAACAGAGTCCAAATGATGCAAGAACTTAATTATTCAGAAAAGGTTTAGAAAACCTACGGTGTGGCTGCTGCCGTTGGAAAACAGGAGATTAAAAAGCCACTTTAGGGGggtttgcagagctctgggggaaTAGCAAGGATCCACATAGACGGGAAGAATACAGCGAGTGACAAATACCAGAACAAAAGGGAAATTAACAGAAGCTTAAGTAGGGATGAGAAGCAAAGCAGTGTAATttatttgtgaatttatttgtatttagcACAGTTAATATATGGAAAATTATACTAAAGCTGGAACAGAAGCAActattagaaataattttacaagGCTTTAGACACGTGTGGGGGTTTAAAATAACTGTGGGATGCAACTCATTAttcagaggagaggaaaaggatttACGTCTTCCTCATAATCTCGTCTCTTAAACATTTAGCTCCATTGTGCTAAGAAATAGACGTAGTTACTTTAATGTGACTATCCATACAATTCTCAGCGAAAGGTTTTcatttacaaaattaatttcccttccTGCTTCAAGTATATAGATGTGAGTGAAAATAATCAGAGACACTCGAAAGGATAGGGCTGAACCCTGATCTCAGCAACAGCAGTGCAAAGCCCGAACAACTCCAAGAAAAATTCTGGATGCACGCAGGGATGTAACTGAGATGAGAGCTGGTCCTGAAGCGCTGCACTCCAGACAGAAAAACCTTGATGTCCCCTCCttaaatttcaagaaaaactATCAAAAGAGTCCCAAGTCCTTTTAGGGCATTTCCACAGTTCTTGGAAGAAGCCTGTATGTCCCTATTTGCATTCGATGCCTCCAGGCCATCAGCTTCAGCAGCGTTGGATCAGACTGGGCGGCTCGCTCCTTCGACCTGCAGCTCTACCTGCTTTAAGAGCAAACAGATCGCCTTCAGCTCTGGCGAGCCCGGGGGAATTCATCCTTCTTTCGCACCGAGGGAGCGTGGGACACCGCAATGCCGCCCTGAGGCAATGTGTGTTATCCCTGCatctctcttttatttccttccaggACGGGTGCTTAACCCGCCGCTCCGAGACACGTGCGTGAGATCCCAACTTTGTCTCCAGGGGAGATCTCCGCAGGCAGTTTACGATGCCTGAGCTCCCGCGGTGCTACCACCGTTTACTCGGAAAATCACTGGCAATTAATCACAGTTTTCTCGGGGGAAAACCCACTTGATTTGGACCCGTCGTTACGCAGGGAAACTACAGAATACCGTGCTGTAACCTAACCTGAACTCTGCTAAAGGCATTTCTTCCTAGGGCTCCCCTTTCTCTTGGCAAGCCCTCCCTGCCTTTGGAAAACCGGGAAGGGTGTACCGGGCTGTGGTTACACTcggctgtgctgaggagcaaGATGCACCCGCGGTGCTGTCCCGCTCGTCTTTGGGCCGCCGAGGCAGGACGAGGGGAGCCTGAGGAAGCCACGGGGACGGCTCTGAGGTGATTTGCTGCCCGCCGGGGCTTTCCCCGgccccttttcccagcagaatctgtgcgtgccggcggcggcggggagctCACCCGTCGGGACCGCGGCTCCGGCCGCCGTCCGGGCATCGCGCAGGGGCCGTCCCGCTGcgggcagggggatggagggacgAAGGGGTGCAAAGATGCGGGGAGGAAGCGGTTCGGGCGGCAGGTGAACGGGACAACGCGATGCGTCCCCGACCGTCGCTGTTTCAGCGGGGCGCAGTTTGGGCGGCACCCGCAGTGACTCCGCCggtgccggcggggcgggcgcggtcCCCCCCGCAGCCGGAGTGCCCGGGGACGTGCGGGAcgcccccgcctctcccctcccctccgcccgccccgcccggggGCCGCGCCGACACCGGCGCTCTGCGCGGAGAGCGGGCGCTGCCAGACGGGCGCCCCGCGGACCGCAGCGACGGCGGCGCCCCGGAGCCCCCCAGGCGGCTCCGCCCCGGCCCCCCGCAGGTGGGTCCGCCCTGCCCGCGCCCCCCACGTCGGGGCGGCGACGGGGGCGGGCGAGCCCGTCCCCCCGCGCGGGACCGAGGGGTAGAGCCGGGCGCTCCCGCTCGCCGAGGCGACGCCCCCGcgcccgcccagccccggcgGGCGGACGGGGCGCCGCGTCCCCtcggagcggagcggggcggctCTCGGCATGGCGGGGCTCCCGGCCGGCCGGCGGGCGGGCTGAggcgggggccgggcggggagGCGCCGGCGGCGGGGTCTCACCGCCTCTTCTTGCCGTCCCCCGCAGGGAGCGGCCGGCcccccgcgccaccattgcctCGCACGGCAAGGAGGACCtgctcgccgccgccgcccggctctGGCAGCGGAGGAGGCGGCTGCtggccgccgccgggctcgccctGGCCATGGCCGTCGCGCTGCTGGTCGCcgtgcccctgctgctgctgcaagcgCCCGCCGACACCGGCGCCCACTACGAGATGATGGGCACCTGCCGCATGATCTGCGACCCGTACAGCGGCGGGcggccgcccggccccggcagcaCCGCCACCGTGGAGGCCCTGCAGGACCTGGGCGCCAACCCCCCGCCGCCCTTCGTGCAGGGACCCAAGGGGGAGCCGGGCCGGCCGGGCAAGCCGGGCCCCCGCGGGCCGCCCGGGGAGCCGGGgccgccggggccgcggggcccgCCGGGGGAGCGGGGCGATGCGGGGaagccggggctgcccgggctGGCGCTGGcgggcgcgggcggcggcgggagcggcggcggggcggcggcgggcggcgagGCGGCGGGCGGGCTGAGCGCCGCCTTCAGCGGGCCGCGCATCGCCTTCTACGTGGGGCTCAAGAGCCCCCACGAGGGCTACGAGGTCCTCAAGTTTGACGACGTGGTGACCAACCTGGGCAACCACTACGACCCGGCCAGCGGCAAGTTCACCTGCCAGGTGCGCGGCATCTACTTCTTCACCTACCACATCCTCATGCGCGGCGGTGACGGCACCAGCATGTGGGCCGACCTCTGCAAGAACGGCCAGGTGGGTTCCGCCGCTGCCCCGCGCGTCCCCCCCCGCTCGGGGTCCCTCGCTCGTCCCCCTCCCACCATTCCCGTCCCGCCGCTCCCGGGAAAGGAGCCAGCGGGAGCATCCTCGGCGCCGTCGGGCCGGGGGTGCGCCTCTAGAGCCGCGAGAAATTCCGAACTGCCGGCTTGCAAACTTTCCTGCCGGCTTGGCGAGGAGGAGAAGCgaggacaggggagggagggaggacgCAGTGTAGTGGAGGGGGTGGGAAAGAGGGACTCGGGGCATTGATGGAGGGGCCGGGGGAACAGATGGAGGGGCCGCAAAAGGGATGGGTGGAGGACTGCGGAAGAGTGACTGGGGGGCTAATAGAGATTAGCAGGGGGGCTGATGTGCCCAGCGGCTGTGTTGCAGGTGCGGGCCAGTGCCATCGCCCAAGACGCAGACCAGAACTACGACTATGCCAGCAACAGCGTGGTGCTGCACCTGGACTCCGGCGACGAAGTGTATGTCAAGCTGGATGGAGGCAAAGCACACGGAGGCAACAACAATAAGTACAGCACTTTCTCTGGCTTTCTTTTATACCCTGATTAACACACGAGTGACACAACACAACTGGCCCTGCCACTGATGCACATGGGGCTGTTTGGCAATTCCATACCCCgtggtgctgctgttcctgctggtgTCCACTGTCTCCGCAGGTCACTTTAGCTTCACTatcagtttgtttgtttttattttcacccttgtggaaacaaaacagaaatgaaacaaagtgAATCCCTTCCTTACTCTCCCTCATTTCTTCTGATCCCCGCTCTCCCTTTGTCTTCCTGAGTGTTTCGTGTGTCACATGAGGAACTTGGCAGCTTGAAACTCTCGAGTGGTTCCAGGAGGGTTTAAAAGAGCCCAGAGTTTGGACTGTGTCACACATGGCATTTGAGCAGGTCACATTTTTTCATCAATAAGTATTAATGACGATGATGAATTTTCAGCTGGACTATTCACGAAGTGGGACTGGATCATAactgttttttcctctgctgctttgtaTGGGGTCAAGTgtaaacttttctttctgtgcaatGCAATGCTCGTGTGAATGGTGGTGTCATTAACGTCAAACCTGTTTCTGTCTGCAAAAGAATTTGGTCATTGACCACAGTCACCCAAATGCCacattaaattatgtttttagaCAATGCCTTCTTGCTTTCTGTCTCTTCCAGTGCTGCAAAGGAGCACTGTGGTGGTGCCACAGGAGGGTGGGAAGTAAAGGAGGGAGTCACTTCAGTCCTTTAGGTTCATAGTAACATTTAAAGTTAGGATGGGGTTCGTTGCCTAGGTCTTGAATATGGTTCAAGGGGGCTTGAAAAGAGgtagagagagaggaaaaaagcttCACCTTTACGCAGCTTTGTGAAAAGAAGGCACACAGTTGCCAAGAGGTGAAATTGGAGTGAATCTCCTAAACAGATTTACTGGGTTAAAACCTGATCCAGAGGTTAGATGAAGTACAGGAAAAGCAGTTTAATCAGTGATTATGGAAAGCCATGTTTCTGTAACATGCTTGACAAATGTTAAGAAGGCAGCAGGGGAGAGCGTTTATCTAAACCCTTGCACTggcagtgtgtgtgtgggttGGAAGCCACACCTGACTGGAGGTGGGTCTGAGATGGGCTGGGTGAGAGAGCCTGCTCAGGACTGATGGATTCAGACCATTTGAAAGGGTTTTCTCCTGATGGTCCTCTGGAAATCCCAGCCACccttggtttttttcaaaatgcacaGGTGTACCAGTAGTGCATGTGGTTCTGAGCCTTTGGTGGAGGAGGTGCATTTTTCATCATCACCCCATTTTTCATCATTTACCCTCCTCAGTTAGGGTAAATTGGGACTGCTGAAGCTAAAAGCGCTAAATTGATTTACAAAAGcacttgctttcattttactGTCCTgccatttaatttttccctgctgaagGTCTTACCTCCCTGTCAGCTCTCTGCCCTTTGCAGCGTTAGTGCAAAGAGAGACAGGAGCCGgtctgggacagctctgccaaggctggagctgtgcccctGCTCTGATGttgcaggaggaaagggagcCACAGTCAGATGGGCTTGTTCCAGCCCCACTTTGGGACAGCCCCATGATGCCCAAGTACTTAGAGTCACTCCTGTCTCCTACCTAGTCCTCAGTGGGTGTTGTCTTCTCGttggctggaggaggagggtcAGAGGGAGGAAGCAATCTTCCATCCTGTCCTCTCACAACCCCTGCTGAGGGAAGCAGAGTTCATAACCAGGTACACGTGTTAGACACTTATCAATCTCTTATGTCTTGTCGATTTGTACTATTTAGAATATGATTAAAACCGGTGTCTGAGACCATCCAAATGAAGTATAATTGCTATGGATCCTCAATTCCCACCGGATCCGTAATCCTTTTTGACTATTCCTCCCCCCTCCTTCAATGAAATGGAGCTTAGACACAAAGCCCTTGgtttaaatttcaaaaaattaaaattgacaTGCAGCAGCATTAGCAGGAGCCAGGAGGAATTCTAAGGAGgtgcctgggctctgctttATCCTTTGCATTAAGAAGCAATTTGTACTTCTAACAAAGACCCAACTGTTCCCCCTTGGCAAAAGGGCAATGAAGATGCCTTGCAAGGGAATTGCTGTTCACAATACTTAAACAAATTTGAATCTTagatttttaaatctgtattcCCTGGTGGAGCCTGCTCCTCTCAATTCAAATGCAGAGCTGGTGGTGTGTGCCTGCCAAGGTGTCAGTAGCTAAGCGGATGATGGATTGATGAGGCAATGGGAAGACACAGGCTCACAGTGGCAGTTTGCCCCGACAGTGATCTATGTATCTGCACATTATCAATGTCATGAGGAGGCTTGAACCACCCTGGCTAGATGTCTCATTTTCCACTTATCTCTTATGTACTAATTATCAGGCTGGATTATTCCCCAggatagaaacaaaaaaaaattgctcatcGCCACTCCACTGACAGTTTACACAATCGATAGAATGAGCgtctccctcagctgctcacaggcttttttgtttcctctcctcATTGCAGGGTCTTCCGAGATTGCCTCTGTGGGGGGTTGATGGCTCTCACCCAGCatctgtggcagtgctgcttGCACAGGCTCCTCTGTCCCAGTCATCTTGGTGGTAGCTCAGTGTGtgggttgtggttttttatGAAGTAACGCAGGGAAAAGCAATTGGGAGATGAAAAACTTCAGCGCTCAGTGGTGCAGTTatccagaaaagcagaagcagcGCTGTGGATGGGGACGGtggtccctgtgctgccagtggCTGTGGGTGAGAGCAGGGTCACACACAGTCCGGCAAACAGCCTGAGGTGGCCTTGTAACCCTCTGGGCTTCAACtgagccttcctgcccttggGAATGTCCTGTGTGTTCTGCACGTGTCATGTCACAAAGAGAAGAGCTTGTTTGTAAGGGGCGTACCCTCATCCCCTGGTTGGGATGGCTAGAGGAGAATTAAAGTGTACTCAAGGGGCTGGCTTCAGCCttctctggaattcccaaataatACTGCATCTCACACCTGAGCCATTGTCTGCTCTGGAGGTCTGACCCCTCAGAGGTGTTATTTACTTGATGAGTTAAGCAAATGTTTTTAAGAATTGGGAGGTGATCAGGTGTGATGTGAACAGGAAAAGCCCCCAGCAAGGAGTGGAAGACTGGAGTTTTAGACAAAAGGTGCTCTCTATTTCTGTCCCCAGCCATGTGCTTAAGTTAAAATCATAATACAAAACTTAagatgaaaaccaaaaaaaagggaCAGGTGTTCATGCTGTCAGAGTAACTTAGGTACTGCACCAGCAAATCCTCAACCTTTGTGCTACCAGTGTTGACCTTCACCCTTACCTGTGCCTGGTCAGTACTGGTTatggaagggagcagggaggtgttGAAACCCACAAACATGGTGAAAGGGGAAATGATGCTGCTGAGAGCCCTGAGGGGTTGCCAGCCCCCCCTGCTCTGTCAttgctccctgcaggaaggTGTTCAGGTTACTCTGCTTTTCCACAAGCAGCGCGTTTGTGGCTAGgtgcttgttttcttctgtcttgACCTTCATTGGTTTGGGAAACTGCTAGCAAGTCTCTAGGGAGATGGGTGAGGAAATCCTGCTTTGTTTAGGGTAAGAGGgtgagctgctggtgctgagtTTTCTCCAGCCAGGGTACAGAGTTGAGGAATccatgcagcagagcagctggtgtTGGGTGTCCTGAGCCAGGTCTGGTGCCTCAGTGTTTTCCAGGATCTCAGCTTGCATGTTTCCTCCTTGATGCTCATGCCCTAGTGGAGCAGGACCTTGGTCAGTGGGGCTCCCTGTCTTGCAGCAGCCAGAACAGTACTGTGTTGGGTTCTCTTTCCCTTTTGCTGTAAGAAAAGCAAAGTGTTGCTTTTTGTGCCTCATGTCTTTACACGCATGCATTGAACCATACATTGGTCTTCGTCttgctgcttttgaaattcACTCTGGGCATTTTTCTTGGTGATTTAATGCTTGTTTATCTCTTTGCTTGGCTCCTTCAGTGGCTCACAGTGCCTGGACAGGTTTAATTTGTGAACTCAAATACTGTGGAGGATGGGTTTTGGTGGATACTCAtgtgttctttttctgtttatgcCACAGACAAAATTATATTAAAGGGTTTGTGACAATAGAGGCAAAATGGcctataaatatatttcaaatctgtgttaaatacttttttttggtaacatgttatttttttccctttctgtgatTGGACTGAactctgggaaaaaatcctggtaAAATCATGTGTCTTAGTATTGTCTCTGGGATAAAGAAACCTGtcacaataaaataaagactAACTGAATCTTCACTGACTTTGAGACTGCAAGAGGTTTTGTCCTTTTTACTGTGAAAGCCTACATGATGTAGAGACTGGGAAGATTAATTGCAGACAAGAGAGGTAAATTGTTACCGTGTGCACACCCTGCCAGTTTTGGTGAGAGCCTGCTCTCAGCTGGTTTCACATTTAATGGCAGGAAGAGGTTCAGCTTGTTTATAAACTGCAGGTAACATCAAATGGGGACCCATTTCTCTAGACCAGAAGTGAATCCCTTGGTCCCAGAGcaggtgccacagcagcagtggaggAGATACTTCACTATTTTTGAACCCACTTGCTCCTGAATGAGCTTCGGTTTTGAAGGTTGTGGGGGCACTGCAGCAGGGGCATTAAAGACAAAGGGGCTGAGCTCCTGATTCCTCTGTGTTTAGGACCAGTTTGGTAATTGCCTCAATGGTAAGTTACCAAGAGGCCAGTAAAGGGCAAGGCTTGTTCCCTGGATCAGCCAGCAAGGAGAACTGGGACATTTGCTCCTGGGTAGGTGACAGGCTGAGGCTGGGGTGGGACTTGGTGTTCTAGGCTTGAACATAACATTGAAATTCCCCTTCTTTCCCCCTGCATTTCAGGCTGAAGCCTAGAGCTGGTGGTTTCAGGTGAAAAGTTGAAGGGTGCCAAGCCACTGTTGTGTCCTGGTTCCTGCCACAGAGTGCTCAGCAGGATCTCTCAAGGTTTTGCAGAGCATAATTCAGAGGGAGCTATGAGTGATGATCCTGTTCCTTTGTAGAAAAAGCCACAAATGCCCACAAACTGGCTCCTTCCAATTATAAAGTAGCCTGAATTAACCATTCAGCTGTGTGGCACAGCTCTCTATATTCTGATAAATGGGAGTAGATTTTCTTCACCAGAGCTGATGGCCTATCCCTCTGTGCATTTGCtcccattttgttttcttttggcacGAACTAGGGTAGAAACAGAAAAGGCCTGCTTGATCTCTATGATCTGCTGCCCTATTAATGCAGGATTATTTCCTCCAGTGCTCTGTGAGCATGGTGACACAGAGAGCATGGCTTGCCTGCAGCCTTTGACTGCGCTCCCCCCAGCGAGGGCACATCCACATGATCCTGGCTCTTCGCTTTGCTTGCAGCTGCCAGATCATGtctagaaaaacaaacaaaaaaagtatcCAGCTCCAGTCTTGAATGcagctgaaatgttttcttggtGACATTTCTCTTTGTCAACAAATTGTTTATCACTTAAGTGTTGTGTTGTGATCCCCATCCCGAAGATGAGAGTCTGCTGCTgagaaggaaggggaggaacGCCCAGGAGAATAACTTGTTTGAAAATGTAAGCACGGGCTTTATGAACAATGATTCTTTGTTGGATCTCAGCTCTAAGGTGCAATTTTGGTGGTATGATaatgcagaaaatgttttaagtcCTTGGGGAGGAAGCTGCTTTTCAGGTGGTGTCTTGCTCTTCCCTCATTATTGTAATGCTGTTCCTGAAGCTTTGTGTCACtcatgctgtgctgcagcatgtGAATGCTGGGGGTGATGGAGATCAGATCCAGGTGGATctccctgttttgttttggtataCAGTTGAATTCTTGACATTTGCTTCCTGTTCTTCTAGCACCTTATttttcacagagctgtgctgcataGGAGCTGGGAGCCCAAGGGCCAAAGTTTGCTTCCAGGTACACTTGCCTGAATTTTTTCACACTGGAGTCAGAAACAATCCTTAAGAACATTACATGTATCTTCCCTCGGattgctgctgtggcagctggcTAAGTAGTGTTTGGGGATGTAAGATGAATCTCAGTTTTTGTACCCTAGGGGCGGAAATGGTTCAGGTCCATTTTTTGTCCTGCCCAGTAAGTGTCACTATGTAAatacttttcagaaaaaaaccaccccgagagggcagggcagctccttcTGCCGAAGTCTAGCAACCTGCTGAGGAAGGAGAGGTGTCAAACAGCTTTGAAGCTCAGCTCCTCCAAGCCCCTGCTGAGTGCATTGCTGCAGCTGAGAGAGCGCAGATCGTAAACTTGAGCCTTCCCTCTCAAAAGGCAAAGCATCCTTGAGGAGCAACGCTGCTGCTATTTATCAATTTGTGTGAGAATGAAGCCTGAATACTATTAGAGCTGAAACACTAATTAAGCCAATAAATTCCTTTGTCTTTTTGGGTGTGTTTGCAATTAATATGCAAAATCCCATTGATTCCAGCAACTCCATAATTCACGGTGCAGTGTTATTACATATTGACGGCGTACCCTGTGAAACATCCAAAAGACACTGCTGTGCATAGTAAGAATC
Encoded proteins:
- the C1QL2 gene encoding complement C1q-like protein 2, with product MHPRCCPARLWAAEAGRGEPEEATGTALRERPAPRATIASHGKEDLLAAAARLWQRRRRLLAAAGLALAMAVALLVAVPLLLLQAPADTGAHYEMMGTCRMICDPYSGGRPPGPGSTATVEALQDLGANPPPPFVQGPKGEPGRPGKPGPRGPPGEPGPPGPRGPPGERGDAGKPGLPGLALAGAGGGGSGGGAAAGGEAAGGLSAAFSGPRIAFYVGLKSPHEGYEVLKFDDVVTNLGNHYDPASGKFTCQVRGIYFFTYHILMRGGDGTSMWADLCKNGQVRASAIAQDADQNYDYASNSVVLHLDSGDEVYVKLDGGKAHGGNNNKYSTFSGFLLYPD